Proteins encoded within one genomic window of Streptomyces kaniharaensis:
- a CDS encoding aminopeptidase P family protein has product MARAAADAAAAGLAGLIVAPGPDLAYLCGYRPTAITERLTALVLGAGREPALIVPRLERPDAEKAPGAPAVRLLDWSDGEDPYATAVPLLDPAGRYGISDNTWAMHLLGLQGALPGAGFTALTAGLPMLRAVKDTDELDRLAAAGGAADAAYRGILEVPFAGRRETDVAADLGALLIQYGHSQVDFTVVGSGPNGADPHHEAGDRVIEPGDTVVLDFGGLKDGYGSDTTRTVHVGPDVPAEVRTVHDVVRLAQQTAFEAVRPGVGCQEIDRIARRVITEAGYGEYFIHRTGHGIGITTHEPPYLVEGEEQPLVPGMCFSIEPGIYLPGRFGVRIEDIVTVTANGGRRFNNTPHELGIVS; this is encoded by the coding sequence ATGGCCCGCGCCGCCGCCGACGCGGCCGCCGCCGGACTGGCCGGCCTAATCGTCGCCCCCGGCCCCGACCTGGCCTACCTCTGCGGCTACCGGCCCACCGCGATCACCGAGCGGCTCACCGCCCTCGTCCTCGGCGCCGGGCGCGAACCCGCGCTGATCGTCCCCAGGCTGGAGCGCCCGGACGCCGAGAAGGCGCCCGGCGCGCCGGCCGTCCGGCTGCTCGACTGGTCCGACGGCGAGGACCCGTACGCCACCGCCGTCCCGCTGCTCGACCCGGCCGGGCGGTACGGCATCTCCGACAACACCTGGGCGATGCACCTGCTCGGCCTCCAGGGCGCGCTGCCCGGCGCCGGCTTCACCGCGCTCACCGCGGGCCTGCCGATGCTGCGCGCGGTCAAGGACACCGACGAGCTGGACCGCCTCGCCGCCGCCGGCGGCGCCGCGGACGCCGCCTACCGGGGCATCCTGGAGGTGCCCTTCGCCGGGCGCCGGGAGACCGACGTCGCCGCCGACCTCGGCGCGCTGCTCATCCAGTACGGGCACAGCCAGGTCGACTTCACCGTGGTCGGCTCCGGCCCGAACGGCGCCGACCCGCACCACGAGGCCGGCGACCGCGTCATCGAGCCGGGCGACACCGTGGTGCTGGACTTCGGCGGCCTCAAGGACGGCTACGGCTCGGACACCACCCGGACCGTGCACGTCGGCCCGGACGTACCGGCCGAGGTACGGACGGTGCACGACGTCGTCCGGCTCGCCCAGCAGACCGCGTTCGAGGCCGTCCGCCCCGGGGTCGGCTGCCAGGAGATCGACCGGATCGCCCGCCGGGTGATCACCGAGGCCGGCTACGGCGAGTACTTCATCCACCGCACGGGCCACGGCATCGGCATCACCACGCACGAACCGCCGTACCTGGTCGAGGGCGAGGAGCAGCCGCTGGTGCCCGGCATGTGCTTCTCGATCGAGCCCGGGATCTACCTGCCCGGCCGGTTCGGGGTGCGGATCGAGGACATCGTCACCGTCACGGCGAACGGCGGACGGCGGTTCAACAACACCCCGCACGAGCTGGGCATCGTGTCCTGA
- the rpmG gene encoding 50S ribosomal protein L33 yields the protein MAATDVRPKITLACVECKERNYITKKNRRNDPDRLEMKKHCPRCNSHTAHRETR from the coding sequence GTGGCTGCCACCGACGTCCGCCCGAAGATCACGCTGGCCTGCGTGGAGTGCAAGGAGCGGAACTACATCACCAAGAAGAACCGGCGCAACGACCCGGACCGTCTTGAGATGAAGAAGCACTGCCCCCGCTGCAACTCGCACACCGCGCACCGCGAGACCCGCTGA
- a CDS encoding winged helix-turn-helix domain-containing protein, producing the protein MPSSFGDHTVDLAATTVTGPAGPVRLTPTEWRILALLLANPGRLVPGRQILREVWGPAQEGRGNHLRVYLAGLRRKLERDPARPRHLITEPGIGYRYEP; encoded by the coding sequence TTGCCGTCGAGCTTCGGCGACCACACCGTGGACCTCGCCGCCACCACCGTCACCGGCCCGGCCGGCCCGGTGCGGCTCACCCCGACGGAGTGGCGCATCCTCGCCCTGCTGCTCGCCAACCCGGGCCGGCTGGTGCCGGGCCGGCAGATCCTGCGCGAGGTCTGGGGGCCGGCCCAGGAAGGGCGCGGCAACCACCTGCGGGTCTACCTGGCGGGGCTGCGCCGCAAGCTGGAGCGCGACCCGGCCCGGCCGCGCCACCTGATCACCGAGCCGGGCATCGGGTACCGGTACGAGCCCTGA
- a CDS encoding YajQ family cyclic di-GMP-binding protein — protein MADSSFDIVSKVEWQEVDNAINQTSREIATRFDFKNVGAEISRSGEKIEMKANGEERVKAILDVLQSKFIKRGLSLKALDAGDPQLSGKEYKIFADVKEGISTDDAKKVAKIIRDEGPKGVKAQVQGDELRVSSKSRDDLQAIQALLKGKDLDFAIQFVNYR, from the coding sequence ATGGCCGACTCCAGTTTCGACATCGTCTCGAAGGTCGAGTGGCAGGAGGTCGACAACGCGATCAACCAGACCTCCCGTGAGATCGCCACCCGCTTCGACTTCAAGAACGTCGGCGCCGAGATCAGCCGCTCCGGCGAGAAGATCGAGATGAAGGCCAACGGCGAGGAGCGCGTGAAGGCCATCCTGGACGTGCTGCAGAGCAAGTTCATCAAGCGTGGACTGTCGCTGAAGGCCCTGGACGCCGGCGACCCGCAGCTGTCCGGCAAGGAGTACAAGATCTTCGCGGACGTGAAGGAGGGCATCTCCACGGACGATGCCAAGAAGGTCGCGAAGATCATCCGCGACGAGGGCCCCAAGGGCGTCAAGGCCCAGGTCCAGGGCGACGAGCTGCGCGTCAGCTCGAAGAGCCGCGACGACCTCCAGGCCATCCAGGCCCTGCTCAAGGGCAAGGACCTGGACTTCGCGATCCAGTTCGTGAACTACCGCTGA
- a CDS encoding dipeptidase: MTDGTTDGTTGKAPDELARRIAELMPRAKTDLAELVAIPSVADPRQYPPQKCREAAEWVAAAFTEVGLRDVHLEETPDGSHAVIGHRPPPRGAPTVLLYSHYDVQPPLDDAAWTSGPFELTERDGRWYGRGAADCKGNIVMHLTALRALGDDIPVGLKLVVEGSEEQGTGGLEAYLPPHAGELHADALLICDTGNAAVGVPTATTSLRGVANVVVTVRALRGDLHSGMFGGPAPDALAALIRMLDSLRDADGGTRIDGLDHTGTWSGADYDETRFRADAGVLDGVRLTGSGTVADRLWARPAVTVLGIDCPPVVGSAAAVPAAARARVSLRVPPGTEARAAQDALIAHLEAAAPWGVAVDVERESAGSPFRAATGGPAYAALDRAMREVYGRPTSFLGQGGSIPLCNVLATTYPDAELILMGVEEPRCRIHAPNESVDPGEIEHMAHVEALFLRHFADSARA, encoded by the coding sequence ATGACCGACGGAACAACCGACGGAACGACCGGCAAGGCGCCTGACGAACTCGCCCGCCGGATAGCCGAGTTGATGCCCCGCGCCAAAACCGACCTGGCCGAGCTGGTGGCCATCCCGTCCGTCGCCGACCCCCGTCAGTACCCGCCGCAGAAGTGCCGGGAGGCCGCCGAGTGGGTCGCCGCCGCCTTCACCGAGGTCGGCCTGCGCGACGTCCACCTGGAGGAGACCCCGGACGGCAGCCACGCCGTGATCGGCCACCGCCCGCCGCCGCGCGGCGCCCCGACCGTCCTCCTCTACTCCCACTACGACGTCCAGCCCCCGCTCGACGACGCCGCGTGGACCTCTGGGCCGTTCGAGCTCACCGAGCGCGACGGACGCTGGTACGGGCGCGGCGCCGCCGACTGCAAGGGCAACATCGTCATGCACCTCACCGCCCTGCGGGCGCTCGGCGACGACATCCCGGTCGGCCTCAAGCTCGTCGTCGAGGGCTCCGAGGAGCAGGGCACCGGCGGCCTGGAGGCGTACCTGCCCCCGCACGCCGGGGAGTTGCACGCGGACGCGCTGCTGATCTGCGACACCGGCAACGCCGCCGTCGGCGTGCCCACCGCCACCACCTCGCTGCGCGGGGTCGCCAACGTGGTGGTCACCGTCCGGGCGCTGCGCGGCGACCTGCACTCCGGCATGTTCGGCGGCCCCGCCCCGGACGCGCTCGCCGCGCTGATCCGGATGCTCGACTCGCTGCGCGACGCCGACGGCGGCACCCGGATCGACGGCCTGGACCACACCGGCACCTGGAGCGGCGCCGACTACGACGAGACGCGGTTCCGCGCCGACGCCGGCGTGCTGGACGGCGTCCGTCTGACCGGCTCCGGGACGGTCGCCGACCGGCTCTGGGCCCGCCCCGCCGTCACCGTGCTCGGCATCGACTGCCCGCCCGTGGTCGGCTCGGCCGCCGCCGTCCCGGCCGCCGCCCGGGCCCGGGTGAGCCTGCGGGTGCCGCCCGGCACCGAGGCGCGCGCCGCCCAGGACGCGCTGATCGCGCACCTGGAGGCCGCCGCGCCCTGGGGCGTCGCGGTGGACGTCGAACGGGAGAGCGCCGGCTCGCCGTTCCGCGCTGCCACCGGCGGCCCCGCGTACGCCGCGCTCGACAGGGCGATGCGGGAGGTCTACGGCAGGCCGACGTCCTTCCTCGGCCAGGGCGGCTCGATCCCGCTCTGCAACGTCCTCGCCACCACCTACCCCGACGCGGAACTCATCCTGATGGGCGTCGAGGAGCCGCGCTGCCGGATCCACGCGCCGAACGAGAGCGTCGACCCGGGCGAGATCGAGCACATGGCCCACGTCGAGGCGCTGTTCCTGCGGCACTTCGCCGACTCCGCACGGGCGTGA
- a CDS encoding amidohydrolase family protein, whose translation MDSAAADGPHPGPGPAAGPLGHGPVLLLTGARLADGRTVDVRISGSRIQAVGTAGSLGPPPGAPTVTSGTRIDLRGYLLLPAPAEAHAHYDVAFSAALPTPPPETPADLTRRVTEAALTSLGYGATAQRTHVRIGDVHGLRRLEAVLTARQALRGLAELQAVAMPRLLTGRAGADGRAQLRDALKLGATAAGGCPELDPDPAGYAQVLLEAAREADCPVDLHTTAGDPAQLARLVGALAPLRPRVTLGPCGALARGGATVLATGGVRVVCLPQNGGCSGLEGRSTGLRPGLLRELTEARVPMSAASGALRDQANPVGRADPLEAAFLLAASGVLDPESAYDAVANQARAALGLPPVRVDAGFPAELLAVRGDSLAGALAGGHSRLVVHGGRVVSRTSAVREFADTVALALPRQSGSSDGH comes from the coding sequence ATGGACAGCGCAGCGGCCGACGGGCCGCACCCGGGGCCCGGCCCGGCGGCCGGCCCGCTCGGGCACGGCCCGGTCCTCCTGCTCACCGGCGCACGGCTCGCGGACGGGCGGACGGTGGACGTCCGGATCAGCGGCAGCCGAATCCAGGCCGTCGGCACCGCCGGCAGTCTCGGCCCGCCGCCCGGCGCGCCCACCGTCACCAGCGGCACCCGGATCGACCTCAGGGGCTATCTGCTGCTGCCGGCCCCGGCCGAGGCACACGCCCACTACGACGTCGCGTTCTCCGCCGCGCTGCCCACCCCGCCGCCGGAGACGCCCGCCGACCTCACCCGCCGGGTCACCGAGGCCGCGCTCACCTCGCTCGGCTACGGCGCCACCGCGCAGCGCACCCACGTCCGGATCGGCGACGTGCACGGGCTGCGCCGGCTGGAGGCGGTGCTCACCGCCCGGCAGGCGCTGCGCGGGCTGGCCGAGCTCCAGGCGGTGGCCATGCCCCGGCTGCTCACCGGCCGGGCCGGCGCGGACGGCCGGGCGCAGCTGCGGGACGCGCTCAAGCTGGGCGCCACCGCGGCCGGCGGCTGCCCGGAGCTGGACCCGGACCCTGCCGGGTACGCCCAGGTGCTGCTGGAGGCCGCCCGGGAGGCGGACTGCCCGGTGGACCTGCACACCACCGCCGGCGATCCGGCCCAACTCGCCAGGCTGGTCGGCGCGTTGGCACCGTTGCGGCCGCGGGTGACGCTCGGCCCGTGCGGGGCGCTGGCCCGGGGCGGGGCGACGGTGCTGGCCACCGGCGGGGTGCGGGTGGTCTGCCTGCCGCAGAACGGCGGCTGCTCCGGGCTGGAGGGCCGGTCGACGGGCCTGCGGCCGGGCCTGCTGAGGGAGTTGACGGAGGCACGGGTGCCGATGTCGGCGGCCAGCGGCGCGCTGCGGGACCAGGCCAATCCGGTCGGCCGGGCGGACCCGCTGGAGGCCGCGTTCCTGCTGGCGGCGAGCGGGGTGCTGGACCCGGAATCGGCGTACGACGCGGTGGCGAACCAGGCGCGCGCGGCGCTCGGGCTGCCACCGGTGCGGGTGGACGCCGGGTTCCCGGCGGAGCTGCTGGCGGTGCGCGGGGACAGCCTGGCGGGGGCGCTCGCTGGCGGGCACAGCCGGCTGGTGGTGCACGGCGGCCGGGTGGTCAGCCGGACCAGCGCGGTACGGGAGTTCGCGGACACCGTGGCGCTGGCGCTGCCGCGACAGTCGGGGAGCTCCGACGGGCACTGA